A part of Saccharomyces cerevisiae S288C chromosome XIV, complete sequence genomic DNA contains:
- the YPT53 gene encoding Rab family GTPase YPT53 (Stress-induced Rab family GTPase; required for vacuolar protein sorting and endocytosis; involved in ionic stress tolerance; similar to Vps21p and Ypt52p; functional homolog of Vps21p; mammalian Rab5 homolog; YPT53 has a paralog, VPS21, that arose from the whole genome duplication) translates to MDKHTAAIPTLTIKVVLLGESAVGKSSIVLRFVSDDFKESKEPTIGAAFLTKRITRDGKVIKFEIWDTAGQERFAPLAPMYYRNAQAALVVFDVTNEGSFYKAQNWVEELHEKVGHDIVIALVGNKMDLLNNDDENENRAMKAPAVQNLCERENLLYFEASAKTGENIYQIFQTLGEKVPCPEQNTRQSSTHDRTITDNQRIDLESTTVESTRETGGCNC, encoded by the coding sequence ATGGATAAACATACAGCAGCTATTCCAACATTAACTATCAAAGTAGTCTTACTCGGAGAATCTGCTGTCGGGAAGTCCTCAATAGTCCTCAGGTTTGTATCTGACGATTTTAAAGAGAGCAAAGAACCTACTATTGGTGCCGCATTTTTAACAAAGAGAATTACAAGGGATGGCAAGGTcattaaatttgaaatatggGATACGGCAGGCCAGGAGAGATTTGCTCCTTTAGCGCCTATGTACTACAGAAATGCTCAAGCTGCTTTGGTAGTTTTTGATGTTACTAATGAAGGGTCTTTTTATAAGGCTCAAAACTGGGTCGAAGAACTACACGAGAAGGTAGGACATGATATCGTTATTGCCTTGGTGGGGAACAAAATGGATTTGCTGAATAATGATGACGAGAATGAAAATAGGGCTATGAAAGCACCAGCTGTACAAAATCTCTGTGAAAGAGAGAACCTCTTATATTTCGAAGCAAGCGCTAAGACTGGTGAGAATATTTACCAGATATTTCAAACATTAGGCGAAAAAGTACCATGTCCTGAACAAAATACACGACAAAGCTCTACTCATGATCGCACAATTACCGATAATCAACGAATCGATCTCGAATCAACGACTGTAGAAAGTACTAGGGAGACTGGGGGTTGTAACTGCTAA
- the PHO23 gene encoding Pho23p (Component of the Rpd3L histone deacetylase complex; involved in transcriptional regulation of PHO5; affects termination of snoRNAs and cryptic unstable transcripts (CUTs); C-terminus shares significant sequence identity with the human candidate tumor suppressor p33-ING1 and its isoform ING3) produces MSSPANLFPGLNDITDVLEEFPLATSRYLTLLHEIDAKCVHSMPNLNERIDKFLKKDFNKDHQTQVRLLNNINKIYEELMPSLEEKMHVSSIMLDNLDRLTSRLELAYEVAIKNTEIPRGLRLGVDNHPAMHLHHELMEKIESKSNSKSSQALKSESRREAMAANRRQGEHYSASTHQQDDSKNDANYGGSRHESQDHTGNNTNSRKRANAANTNNADPETKKRKRRVATTAVSPSTISTATAVNNGRIGTSTASRGVSSVGNSNNSRISRPKTNDYGEPLYCYCNQVAYGEMVGCDGADCELEWFHLPCIGLETLPKGKWYCDDCKKKL; encoded by the coding sequence ATGAGTTCACCAGCGAACCTATTCCCTGGATTAAACGACATAACTGACGTGCTGGAGGAATTCCCACTGGCCACCTCCAGATATTTAACATTACTACACGAAATAGATGCAAAATGTGTGCATTCTATGCCGAATTTGAACGAGAGGATAGATAAGTTCTTGAAGAAAGACTTCAATAAAGATCACCAAACACAAGTAAGACTGCTCAATAATATCAACAAGATTTATGAAGAACTGATGCCATCGCTGGAGGAGAAAATGCATGTCTCATCCATTATGCTGGATAATCTAGACAGATTGACGTCCCGGTTAGAATTGGCGTATGAAGTCGCAATCAAGAACACAGAAATTCCTAGAGGTTTAAGACTGGGTGTGGACAACCATCCAGCAATGCACCTCCATCATGAActaatggaaaaaatagaGAGCAAATCAAACAGCAAATCGTCGCAGGCACTGAAGAGCGAATCAAGAAGAGAAGCCATGGCTGCCAACAGGAGGCAGGGCGAACATTACTCCGCCAGCACACACCAACAAGACGACTCAAAGAACGACGCAAACTACGGAGGCAGCAGGCACGAGAGCCAAGACCACACTGGTAACAACACAAactcaagaaaaagagccAACGCTGCCAATACCAACAACGCCGATCCAGAGACCAAAAAACGCAAGAGGAGAGTTGCCACCACAGCCGTTTCACCAAGCACTATCAGCACGGCAACTGCCGTCAATAATGGCAGGATAGGTACATCTACAGCGTCCAGGGGAGTTAGCAGCGTCGGaaacagcaacaacagcaggATATCAAGACCAAAAACCAACGACTACGGCGAACCGCTCTACTGCTACTGTAACCAAGTGGCATACGGGGAAATGGTGGGGTGTGATGGCGCAGACTGTGAGCTAGAATGGTTCCATTTGCCATGTATTGGACTCGAAACTCTACCTAAGGGCAAGTGGTATTGCGACGactgcaaaaaaaaactgtga
- the APP1 gene encoding phosphatidate phosphatase APP1 (Phosphatidate phosphatase, converts phosphatidate to diacylglycerol; App1p, Pah1p, Dpp1p, and Lpp1p are responsible for all the phosphatidate phosphatase activity; component of cortical actin patches; interacts with components of endocytic pathway) — translation MNSQGYDESSSSTAATSGPTSGDPRMGKKQRFMNLIRTTKDVYIPNLTSSISQKTMDGIRSTTNSFEGYNDLPMELPHNTTITYFPTYTTTNLVDPDGLSAPRKDFETTVRCAVSYPGNPTSRRNRWLLSLCKQYLRTGTAEADVAPVVPPHLEEDSGDLNDSQSSIESSLSSKSENRYSHMGIQEEDVLNERIQGFLSKKVPNTPVVVDLLPKDKLRGDTASFFGTTDSYGNLLIKAETDFLPSKINITLDTPIEGHADPISETFPANYVSPYGIGLISDIDDTIKHTGVTGDRRSMFRNVFIHDVQSWVIDGVPLWYKTLHDVADVDFFYVSNSPIQTFTLLKQYICANFPPGPIFLKQYSGNFFSTIMTSSANRKIQPIANILKDFPKKKFILVGDSGEHDLEAYTTTALQFPNQILAIYIRCCSNSMSDVPSHDEEVMNEVNNIIELQQRPMQMTKSTVRTRRRPPPPPIPSTQKPSLTEEQTESIRMSRRNKDENNAKRVAPPPLPNRQLPNLDANTYYVPSSQNDYGMYGAFMDKKADEWKRRVMDSIQKLSNQDTTLMFFSDPALSLEDSIRRIREKYSN, via the coding sequence ATGAATAGTCAAGGTTACGATGAAAGCTCTTCCTCTACTGCTGCTACTAGCGGTCCTACTTCTGGAGACCCACGAATGGGTAAGAAACAACGGTTTATGAATCTCATAAGAACCACAAAGGATGTTTATATTCCTAACCTGACGTCATccatttctcaaaagaCAATGGATGGCATCAGGAGCACTACGAATTCCTTCGAAGGTTATAATGACTTGCCTATGGAATTGCCACATAATACCACGATAACATATTTTCCAACGTATACCACAACTAATTTGGTTGACCCTGACGGTTTGAGTGCGCCTCggaaagattttgaaactaCTGTCAGATGTGCTGTTTCTTATCCAGGAAATCCTACAAGCAGGAGAAATAGGTGGTTGCTTTCTCTTTGTAAACAATATCTTAGAACTGGAACGGCGGAGGCCGATGTTGCACCTGTTGTTCCCCCTCATCTCGAAGAGGATTCTGGAGATTTAAACGACTCCCAATCAAGTATAGAAAGTTCTTTGTCTTCAAAGAGCGAAAATAGGTATTCACATATGGGCATCCAAGAGGAAGATGTTCTGAATGAGAGAATTCAAGGATTCCTGTCCAAAAAAGTTCCTAATACTCCAGTGGTGGTTGACCTATTGCCCAAAGATAAGCTCAGAGGGGATACGGCTTCCTTTTTTGGTACCACGGACTCTTATGGTAATTTACTAATCAAGgcagaaacagattttttacCGTCCAAGATTAATATTACATTAGATACCCCTATAGAAGGCCATGCAGATCCCATATCTGAAACATTTCCGGCCAATTATGTCTCGCCCTACGGTATTGGTTTAATCAGTGATATTGACGACACCATCAAGCATACTGGCGTTACGGGTGACAGGAGATCGATGTTTCGTAATGTTTTCATCCATGATGTTCAATCGTGGGTAATAGATGGTGTTCCTCTTTGGTACAAAACTTTACATGATGTCGCAGACgttgatttcttttatgtTTCTAATTCACCCATCCAAACTTTTACTCTTTTGAAACAATATATTTGCGCCAATTTTCCTCCGGgtccaatttttttgaaacaataCTCTggtaatttcttttccactATCATGACTTCAAGTGCgaatagaaaaattcaGCCGATTGCAAATATCTTAAAGGATtttcccaaaaaaaaatttattttggtCGGTGATTCTGGTGAACATGACTTAGAAGCGTATACCACTACGGCTTTACAATTTCCGAACCAGATTCTGGCTATTTATATAAGATGTTGCTCTAATTCCATGAGTGATGTCCCATCGCatgatgaagaagttaTGAATGAAGTGAACAATATCATCGAATTACAACAACGGCCCATGCAAATGACCAAGTCTACCGTACGTACCAGGAGAAGACCACCACCACCTCCCATTCCTTCCACTCAAAAGCCATCGTTGACAGAAGAGCAAACCGAAAGTATAAGAATGTCACGCCGTAATAAAGATGAGAACAATGCTAAAAGAGTTGCCCCACCACCGTTGCCGAACAGACAGTTACCTAACTTAGACGCTAATACTTACTATGTACCATCCTCACAAAATGACTATGGCATGTATGGTGCTTTCATGGATAAAAAAGCAGATGAATGGAAGAGAAGAGTAATGGActcaattcaaaaattgagCAATCAAGACACCACATTGATGTTCTTTTCGGATCCGGCATTAAGTTTGGAAGACAGTATTCGCAGAATTAGGGAGAAGTATTCAAACTAA
- the RPS7B gene encoding 40S ribosomal protein eS7 RPS7B (Protein component of the small (40S) ribosomal subunit; interacts with Kti11p; deletion causes hypersensitivity to zymocin; homologous to mammalian ribosomal protein S7, no bacterial homolog; RPS7B has a paralog, RPS7A, that arose from the whole genome duplication; protein abundance increases in response to DNA replication stress) → MSSVQSKILSQAPSELELQVAKTFIDLESSSPELKADLRPLQIKSIREIDVTGGKKALVLFVPVPALSAYHKVQTKLTRELEKKFPDRHVIFLAERRILPKPSRTSRQVQKRPRSRTLTAVHDKVLEDMVFPTEIVGKRVRYLVGGNKIQKVLLDSKDVQQIDYKLESFQAVYNKLTGKQIVFEIPSQTN, encoded by the exons ATGTCCTCTGTCCAATCCAAGATCTTATCCCAAGCTCCAAGTGAGTTGGAATTACAAGTCGCCAAGACCTTCATCGATCTAGAAAGCTCCTCTCCAGAACTAAAGGCTGACTTGAGACCATTGCAAATCAAATCTATCAGAGAA ATTGATGTCACCGGTGGTAAGAAAGCACTAGTCCTTTTTGTCCCAGTTCCAGCTTTGTCTGCATACCATAAGGTCCAAACCAAATTGACCCgtgaattggaaaagaaattcccTGACCGTCAtgttattttcttggctGAAAGAAGAATCTTGCCAAAACCATCTAGAACATCTAGACAAGTCCAAAAGAGACCAAGATCCAGAACTTTGACTGCTGTTCACGACAAGGTTTTGGAAGACATGGTTTTCCCAACTGAAATTGTCGGTAAAAGAGTTAGATATTTGGTTGGTGGTAACAAGATCCAAAAGGTTTTGTTAGACTCCAAGGATGTTCAACAAATCGACTACAAGTTGGAATCTTTCCAAGCTGTCTACAACAAGTTGACTGGCAAACaaattgtttttgaaattccAAGCCAGACCAACTAA
- a CDS encoding S-adenosylmethionine-dependent methyltransferase (S-adenosylmethionine-dependent protein methyltransferase; capable of automethylation; member of the seven beta-strand family; YNL092W is not an essential gene), protein MDENEFDNQRENKAVARVIISFLKYEEYALKEIYNLRVKKWASISDRQKDMVPNYTKYLANLKAAIIENGKFFRSVAEYALQSISFEPGEIVQPNDLDMSKTCSLLTQVYREWSAEAISERNCLNSRLVPFLKTLSPPKADILIPGCGTGRLLVDLSRMGYNCEGNEFSYHMLLVSQYMLNAGLLQNQIIIYPFIHCFSHWKKIEDQLSPIKVPDIEAWSSNKGMGSMSICAGSFVDCYGRNQGTKISSHYTFSRRMQLSRAKAENSKDVVVTNFFIDTGSNILDYLDTIGHVLKPGGIWCNFGPLLYHFENDHGVETTYEVNPYSGFQDKINDYTPLMGLELSSDDIISIATNHLDFELIRRESGILCGYGRYAGPESCAMPGYMCHYWILKSNPTNES, encoded by the coding sequence ATGGACGAgaatgaatttgataatcAAAGGGAGAATAAAGCTGTAGCTCGAGTGATCATATCATTTCTTAAGTATGAAGAGTATGCCCTAAAGGAAATCTACAATTTGAGAGTGAAAAAATGGGCATCGATCTCAGATCGTCAAAAAGACATGGTACCAAACTATACAAAATATTTAGCTAATCTGAAAGCCGCAATTATAGAAAATGGCAAGTTCTTTAGAAGTGTCGCCGAATATGCCCTGCAATCAATAAGTTTTGAGCCAGGAGAAATCGTACAACCAAACGATTTAGATATGAGTAAAACATGCTCTTTACTTACGCAAGTTTATAGGGAGTGGTCCGCAGAGGCCATTTCTGAACGTAATTGCTTAAATTCGAGGCTTGTACCGTTTTTGAAGACCCTATCACCCCCAAAAGCCGACATTTTGATACCGGGTTGCGGCACAGGACGCCTTCTCGTGGATCTTAGCAGAATGGGCTATAATTGTGAAGGTAACGAATTTTCATATCACATGCTGCTTGTATCTCAATACATGTTGAATGCAGGATTACTCCAAAACCAAATTATTATCTATCCCTTCATACACTGTTTCTCCcactggaaaaaaattgaagatcAGTTGTCTCCCATTAAGGTGCCGGACATAGAAGCGTGGTCTTCAAATAAAGGTATGGGGTCCATGTCGATATGTGCTGGCTCGTTTGTTGATTGTTATGGTCGTAATCAAGGCACAAAAATCTCGTCACATTATACATTTTCGCGAAGGATGCAACTAAGTAGAGCAAAAGCTGAAAACTCCAAAGACGTTGTAGTAACAAACTTTTTTATAGATACGGGATCCAACATCTTGGATTATTTGGATACTATTGGCCACGTCTTGAAGCCAGGCGGAATCTGGTGCAATTTCGGCCCATTGCTTtatcattttgaaaatgaccATGGGGTTGAAACTACCTACGAAGTTAACCCTTACTCTGGGTTTCAAGATAAAATCAATGACTATACACCACTGATGGGTTTAGAGCTTTCTAGCGATGATATCATAAGCATTGCCACAAATCATCTGGACTTTGAATTAATACGGAGAGAGTCAGGAATACTTTGTGGGTATGGCCGCTACGCGGGTCCAGAAAGTTGCGCCATGCCTGGATACATGTGCCACTATTGGATCCTGAAGTCGAACCCCACCAATGAATCATAA
- a CDS encoding uncharacterized protein (hypothetical protein; predicted to contain a transmembrane domain; not an essential gene; YNL095C has a paralog, ECM3, that arose from the whole genome duplication) codes for MVHITLGQAIWVSVKPIIKIYLIIGVGFLMAKMGILTVEATRIISDIVLTVLLPSLSFNKIVANIEDKDIKSVGIICLSALLIFGSGFFFAYVVRLFLPVPKQWYGGILAGGMFPNISDLPIAYLQSMDQGLVFSEEEGNKGVANVIIFLTMFLICIFNLGGFRLIESDFEYNDDESAVRVSETTKTQPAVSANTTNTDTSERFFSNEQQLFNNKYTARDSLTEAIGTKGENADVPPISRRSTNSIAPLSLPDTSSNSKITKPVQVKARNTIACTQSEESQATRGSNPLDSQSSASTIHSYNTSESYESSIDTMRARRTASQPRAYNTTTLLEENCLDEKCPKNMSMAALEPIRSIDMRALPSQNIHHLIREYSNVDQYGHQRRNSSLRGADMNDVHSISSNSTLQTIKTANLTRILTSDATVSKKDIETSGESLPQWMRKFSLTPLLVFFLKNCLRPCSMAVIIALTVAFIPWVKALFVTTANTPHISQAPDNAPPLSFFMDFTGYVGAACVPFGLILLGATLGRLKIGNLYPGFWKAAVTLVILRQCVMPIFGVLWCDRLVKAGWVNWQDDRMLLFVIAISWNLPTMTTLIYFTASFTPPETTAPIQMECVSFFLMLQYPLMVVSLPFLVSYFLKVQMNL; via the coding sequence ATGGTGCACATTACTCTGGGTCAAGCGATATGGGTGTCAGTTAAGCCGATAATCAAGATTTATTTGATTATAGGAGTCGGCTTTCTGATGGCTAAAATGGGAATTCTTACGGTTGAAGCAACAAGAATTATTTCTGATATCGTGCTAACAGTTTTACTACCCTCTCTGTCATTCAACAAGATTGTCGCTAATATTGAAGATAAAGACATCAAATCTGTGGGAATTATCTGTCTGTCTGCCCTCCTAATATTTGGTTCTGGGTTCTTTTTTGCATACGTTGTTAGGCTATTCCTGCCTGTTCCTAAACAATGGTACGGTGGTATTCTTGCCGGTGGTATGTTTCCAAATATAAGTGATTTACCAATTGCATATTTACAATCTATGGACCAAGGGCTTGTATTTtcggaagaagaaggtaaCAAAGGTGTGGCTAACGTCATTATATTTCTGACAATGTTTCTAATttgcattttcaatttgggGGGGTTTCGACTGATTGAAAGCGATTTCGAGTACAACGACGATGAAAGCGCCGTTAGGGTTTCAGAAACGACAAAGACACAGCCCGCAGTAAGTGCAAACACAACTAATACAGATACTAGCGAGCGTTTCTTCTCAAACGAACAACAgcttttcaacaataaGTACACCGCTCGCGATAGTCTCACTGAAGCTATAGGTACAAAGGGTGAAAACGCAGACGTACCACCAATTTCAAGGAGATCAACAAATAGTATAGCTCCCCTGTCACTACCAGACACTTCTTCGAATTCAAAGATTACAAAACCAGTTCAGGTGAAGGCAAGAAATACTATTGCGTGCACTCAAAGCGAAGAGTCACAGGCAACTCGTGGTTCAAATCCATTAGATAGCCAATCATCTGCTTCAACAATACATTCTTATAATACGTCAGAGAGTTATGAGAGTAGCATAGATACTATGAGAGCACGTAGAACCGCGAGCCAGCCGAGAGCTTACAATACTACCACACTCCTAGAAGAGAACTGTTTAGATGAAAAATGCCCAAAAAATATGTCTATGGCGGCATTGGAACCTATCCGCTCCATTGATATGCGTGCATTACCTTCTCAAAATATACACCATCTTATCAGAGAGTACTCCAACGTTGACCAGTATGGTCATCAAAGGAGGAATTCCAGTTTACGCGGCGCTGATATGAATGATGTGCATTCAATTAGCTCAAATTCCACTTTACAGACTATAAAAACTGCTAACCTAACCAGGATCTTAACATCAGATGCCACTGTAAGTAAAAAGGATATTGAAACATCCGGCGAATCATTACCACAGTGgatgagaaaattttcattaacTCCATTACTTGTGTTTTTCCTAAAGAATTGTTTGAGACCGTGCTCTATGGCCGTGATCATCGCCCTAACTGTTGCATTTATCCCATGGGTCAAGGCTTTGTTCGTGACTACCGCTAATACTCCTCACATAAGCCAAGCTCCTGACAATGCACCACCATTAAGCTTTTTCATGGATTTTACAGGTTATGTCGGTGCCGCATGTGTTCCATTTGGGTTGATATTATTAGGAGCAACTTTAGGAAGATTAAAGATTGGCAACCTTTATCCTGGATTTTGGAAAGCCGCTGTGACACTCGTCATTTTGAGACAATGTGTCATGCCAATTTTTGGTGTCCTATGGTGTGATCGGTTAGTGAAAGCTGGATGGGTTAATTGGCAAGATGATAGAATGCTACTATTTGTTATAGCAATCAGCTGGAACTTGCCAACGATGACTACCCTTATATATTTCACCGCCAGTTTTACGCCGCCAGAAACAACTGCGCCAATCCAAATGGAGTGtgtttcatttttcttaatgCTGCAATACCCGCTAATGGTTGTTAGCTTGCCATTTTTAGTGTCTTACTTTCTGAAAGTACAGATGAACCTTTAG